cgccggagcaccgcccgccCGCTGGAGCGCCGCCCACCCGTGCAGATGCAAGCGAAGGAGCAGGATGCGCTGGATCCGCCGCCCACCCCGCACAGATGTCGCTGGGTCCCCGGGCCATGCCGCTAGATGCCACGAAGGAGCAGGAGGTGGGGCGCCAGGTCGTCGTTGTTGTCCCGGCGCAGGAGGTGGAGCCGCCGGCgcaggaggtcctagagcagAGCGGCCGGATCAGGAGGTGTCGTTGCCGGAGTTCGAGAAGGCGCTGTGACCCGAGGCCTTCATTTGAGGGGAGAtggggtgtgtgtgtgtttttttttggtggccaacaaaaaaaaaagaggtcATATTAGGGAGCTGCCGGAGCGGACTGCCGgagatgctctaagtagactcCAGAAACACATTGAAAGATGCACAAACAAACAGTTGGCACTCGCAATTCATTAGTCTAGAACCAAGGCATGGAAAATTCGCGTTATTTCTTTCATGGCGGTCTATCGTATCTGAAAGCATGAAACATACTCATATCAGTTACTTGATTCAGGGCGTTTGGTATGGCTCCAGGCAGCCCCAGCTCCGGCTGACACTCTGACACAGAACACTGTAGCCCGGAGCTGTTTTCCTCTTACCGTTTTTCTCTCACACGTAGCGCGGTTACTGTTCACGAGGCCGGTGAAGCCCGCTTTTCCTCTCACTGTATCGCGGTTACTGTTCACGAGGCCGGTGAAGCTCGAATTTCTGGCTCATTCGGCTCCGGTTCTGACACGCTACAGGCAGGAACCGTGCAGGAGCCAAAGCATCTCAGAGCGGTACCAAGCGGGGCCTACCTCACAGAAATCACATCACAATCTCATAAATAGTGGTGAAAGATACCATCGCTCACAGGCCTTTGAGCAGTAGCAGAATAAGTAAAACCTTCATATATACCTCAAGCAGGGCACAAATGAGGATGACAGAAGCACCCTACATTCAGTTGAGAATTTTCGAAGCAAAGAAGGAAAACGTAAAACCGCTGCTATGAAACTGTAACGGCATTTATAAACTACTACCAGTACAAGAACTCTAGAAGAGGGCACACAAAAATGAAGTCCGAAACCAAAACTATAGAAAATAGTCGGCAGGCCACTGTTCATACCAAGATCACAGAATTTGTCCACGTAAAAATGCTACGAGCTGGCAACTAGAGTTTCTAGACTAGAAGAGCATAACTTCATCTCAGTGCTGATGCCATAGTAGCAAAGCATAGATAAACTTTTAACATAACACCAATGTTACGCCTCCTAATTGAGTGGCAATTCATCAATTAGTTTCCATTTTCCAGACATGAACAGCAACATACTTCATCTCATTACCACTAGCTGCTGCTGAGCTAACACTATTGCTAGCACCTGTCACCAGAGGAAGTGAAAACAAACATGTATACAGCATAGTCCGGAATTTCAGCATAACATACTACCATGATTGAGTCTCTAGCCTCTGAACCACAGAACATGGGTAAATGTTTGAATCATGAAACACCCTGGAAACTACGAACAGACAGTTGTGCCAGTCTCTGGCCAAGCCAAGCAAAATTTGTAGTGTTTCTTTTAAGGGCAGCATATCATACCATGCTGCATCAGTACCTGATTTATGTTGCCCAGAAGTCACATACTCACATTGTAACACAATCAGCAGTAGTGAAAGATATTTATCAGTCAGGCATTTAAGAAATATCATCAGCCAAGTAAGCAAAACTTTCAGGTACACATCATGCACAGCACAGGTGAAGAGAACAAAAGGCATTCCACAATCAGTGCAAAACTTGGGAATAATTAAGTGTAAAACCTTAACAGCATGAACATTTATAAACTAGCACTCTAGAAGAGAGCACGCATAAAGGAGATTCAAAAGCCACAACAATAACAGAAGTCAACTTCACACGAAGGTTGCCAGAATAATGATAAGAAGGTACCGCAAGCTGCCAATTAAGGTTTTAGAATAGCACTAACTCATCTCAGTGCTGACTGCTGATGCTGGTTATGAGTAGTACTGGGTAACTTGTTGATGCTGAGTGATGTAAGCACAGTAAATTTTTAATATACCATCTATGTTATGCCTCATTGTCAACCACTAAATAAGCGTATTAAAGAAGTTCCACCTCATATTTTAACAAGATTGTTTTCGTCCAGTGTGTTCCTGACGGTTGATCTAGATATCAATTGTGTGAACATTGCGTGACATGCTATTTACATAATGTACAAAGTCAATCATGGTCAAAATCAAGTGCAACCATTTGCAAGAACTATTTAAAATTGAAAATAACCATCAATTGCTAAACAGTCCTGGCATAGTTCACTTGATAATTACTTTTCAAAGCACATCCAAATTTGTTGAAGTCAATGGACCGGGATGAATAAATTGAGTTCTCAAGCACagaaaacaagcatttacaatgtTGATTCTGTAATTACGATGAATGTCGCACATAGTAAGCAAGGTGTTAGCCCAGCAGTACAAACATGCTAGTACGTACCCTCTCAAAAACGAGGAAGAATTTGCTATATTATTGAAACAGCAAGATGTATGTACAAATTGTTAAGATAATTGTTCTTCCCATTCAACTCCCAAGCATAAAAGCTAAATCCTGAAAAATTTCAAGACCATAGAAGTATGATTCTAGTGGCGTGTAAACATCCTAATGCGAATTCAATGAGTGAGGTTTCTCACTTCCATGGAATGATGGAATTGCATCCAAGACATACCACCAAGCAGCCTTATCTCAAATTCGCATAGGTGTACCCaactgtggcgttgagccaccaGCGGAACGGCGCGTCGCCCTCCGCCTCTCGTACTCAGGGTCGTCAGTAGGCAGCTCGTACCGGCACACTGGGCACGTGTTCCGGATGGCGAGCCATGGGCCGATGCACACCCCGTGGTAGAAATGTCCGCACGGCAGCCCTGTGGCGAGCCCCCCCTGTTCCATCCCTTCCTTGCACACAGCGCACCCCTGTGCGGCCTCCTCGCCTCTGACGGCCACCACCTGGAGCCGCTCCACCGCCACGCGCGCCGCCGGCGGGGCGCCGCCCACGTCCACGACGTGCCCCGGCAGAATCTCGAACTCGTCGTCCAGCGACGCCGGGAGCAGCTCCCACCCGACGCCGCTCCGGAAGATGCCTTCAAGCTCCGCGTCGTCATCGCCGAAGTCGAACGGAGGCTCGTCGGAGAAGATCGAGTCGTCGTCCCCGCTGTCGATGCCCTCCATCACGCCCAGCATCTGCCGCTCGTCGAGGAATCCGACCACGTCAGCGTCGGCCTCTCCTTCTagtcctccccctccccctccgccaccgccgccgccgccagccccgCTGCCGACGCCGGGGGCAGCGTCCGCGATCTCCTCCCACTCGAAGCTAGCGGCGTCGTCCTCGAGGCAGTCCCAGAAGGGCGGGGAGCGGGTCAGCGAGGGGGAGAGGCGGCGGAGGTCGGGGTCGGAGTCGAAGGAGATGGGGGACCCCAGTgtgggggttagggtttcgggatCGAAGCCCGGGGAGAGGACGTGGCGTGGGCAGGCGAGATTCAACTCGATGGACTCGAAGAAGGAGACGTCGGAGAGGTCTCCGAACCCGTCGTCCCCGACGTCGAGGAAGAGCTCGTCGCCGAAGTCCGCCATGGGAGGCGGCGGCGCCCGGCGTCCGGCGGTGGGGATGGGATTGGGTGGGGGTGGCGgggatttttaactttttgcACATCTCGCGGATGACACTCCTTTGCCACTTTTACGAAGGCTCCTAAGTAATTGTTAAACAGTAAATCTCCtatgtttttattattttttctgaCATGGCACGCCAGCTGTCGGCTACCATAAAAAGGATCCTCTAAGCGAAAATCGAAAAAATCGCTTAAACCCTATCAAAATCAAAATCAAGAGATAACTATTGGCTAAACCCCGACCTTGTCCGAGGTCATctactctccgcctcgctagaggcctcgcacgagaggcctcggacggcctaccgatcctccgcctcgttcgaggcctcgcacgagaggccttgGACGGCCTatcgaatctccgcctcgctcgaggcctcgcgcgtaaagcctcggacgagatgacgattctccatctcgctcgaggccggctcggcaataaccccgtcgcctctgcctcgaccgatctccccgacagagcgtcgcgtccaattaatgcgaccaaccactcccgcgacttCAGccagacgacggctcgacacagcagagcggccgacgagacgggaagtcacatcagcaccataccgtccgggataggacagggcaggggttactggCTGCTATGCTCGGTACTAtgcccacgaccggcgcccgCACTATACTGTGCTatctaacccctgctccaggaacaacgcggcgtggagagtcaagtccgaGTCACTATAGCCTCataatcagtgtacaggaccaactgctccctctaagcctcggcaatccacttcagggtctcggcaacctcgggattcacgtccgccgagccccccacgatggctcggccttggcaccaactgagccttggctctttacgcggtcaacacacagcgaccggcacgtcgcccgTCATGCCCTGCGtcagctatcactagagctcccatagtgcacaggatcgggtgtgaccgATGCGTCGCCCCAATGCATCGAGGACgaggaccgctccgtcgaccatgccgcaacagtgacaagctacagggctcggaaacGTCACCTCCACTCACAGGACGCCGCATAGCGAACGCATGTACCACCCgtatccccccttcaactataaaagagagggaccggggccgtttctaggggagGGCGGACAAGATAGAAAAACACGAACATGAACACGGACTCACTCACTCGCGCAAGCgacactctgtaacacacacgctccctcGCTGCCTGAGATCCACACCTCAAGCAATTcacactgaaagcatctaggcccctagttgagttttggtgattaatgacaatacaagattactatgactaacgtatgttttgcaaaggcaattaagttaggtcatggtaatggagatcgattgggcaatcgaggtggtcatgcccctacaatggaaatcgttttggttttcaaaggatggacgaaaaggttaaggatgactagttctaagtgtcgattggagttggagagacacttagagtagtttaggactttgttttttctttggccgtactat
The nucleotide sequence above comes from Miscanthus floridulus cultivar M001 chromosome 18, ASM1932011v1, whole genome shotgun sequence. Encoded proteins:
- the LOC136521776 gene encoding uncharacterized protein, whose amino-acid sequence is MADFGDELFLDVGDDGFGDLSDVSFFESIELNLACPRHVLSPGFDPETLTPTLGSPISFDSDPDLRRLSPSLTRSPPFWDCLEDDAASFEWEEIADAAPGVGSGAGGGGGGGGGGGGLEGEADADVVGFLDERQMLGVMEGIDSGDDDSIFSDEPPFDFGDDDAELEGIFRSGVGWELLPASLDDEFEILPGHVVDVGGAPPAARVAVERLQVVAVRGEEAAQGCAVCKEGMEQGGLATGLPCGHFYHGVCIGPWLAIRNTCPVCRYELPTDDPEYERRRATRRSAGGSTPQLGTPMRI